Within Pelotomaculum schinkii, the genomic segment GCTCTACCAGAACATGAAAAGTCGTTTGTCGATAAAATTGTTAAAGCACATGAAAATTCTAAATCGCTAGAAGATTATCAAAAAGAGTTAAACAGCATTGGTATGGAAGTGGAAAAAACCTATGTCAAAGAAATTAAAATTATCAAGGATAGTCAAGGTAAGCAGATCCCAGTTGTAATATCAAATAAGGAATATTCAGGTTTTTATAATCCTGATAAAAACACTGATGACATTATTATTATGGGTGGTACAAAATCCGATCTAACTCTTTCAGCTGTTGTCTCAAGAACACAATCGGGAGATTCTGGTTACATTGATGTAGATTATTACTTTAATTGGAGTAATTGCGAAGAAATAGATGGTAGTGATGACGGTTGGGCAGTTAACTGGCAAACCGATGCAGTTTATGCTGTAGCTAGAGGGCACGATAGTGATTTAACTCGTGTTAAAACCGTAACCGGTGGTATGGGGGTAACTACTGACGATGATAATTCTAGAGGTTGGGCATGGGTTACGTTAAGGCCTCTTGACGGCGGAAGTCCATTTGATGCTCATGGTGAGTTAGTGCAAGAATATTGCCACACTTATGGTTTTAATTGCCCTCCTGTAAGTTTTTCAGTTAGTTCCGGATTTGTTTCTGTGGGTGTTGAAGTAGATCCCTTAAATGAAAGACATTGGGTCGAGGAAGAGGAAGATTTCTTCTAAAAAGTCAAGACCACCCCAAAATCAAAATGGGGTGGCTTGCACGAGCCCTATAAGGGCTTATTATAAGCCAGCGCCTAAATGGCGCTGGCTTAAACTTCGTTCAAGCCATGTGCACTGATTACTTGGCAAGACCCTTAAAAGGGTTCTCAAGCTCTCTTTTCAAACTTTCCAACAGGAACCGGATTCTTTTCCCGTTCAGGTCAATGGAATAACCCCGGCACTTACGCAGGGGGGACACAATCAGCGGATTACTGTTTCCTTTCAATCGGCTCACGAAGTAACCACCATGTTCTTGAACACTCATCATTTTAACAGAAGGCAGAAGGGTGTTGCTTTGCTTAAGCCTTGAATCCCACCCGTACAGCGGGCGGTTTTTTGTTCTCCTGGCTAAAATCATGCCAGGAGAACTTACTCAAGTATAAACTCAACCACAACCTGCTGAAGCAGGTTGGTTGGTAATAGCTGCTAAAGCAGCTTAAAATTCCTCTAGCGTAAAGTTATCTGCTTTTTGGTTTTCCTCTATATCCTGATTCTTTATATACTCCATGATTATTTCGTCAGTGACATTTCCGCTGCTTGCTGCAAAGTATCCTCTTGCCCATAAGTGTTGTCCCCAGAATTGCTTGTTTAGTTCTTTGTATTCCATTAGCAATTTCCTTGAGCTATAACCTTTGATATACTGCACCAGCTTGCTCACAGACAGATGCGGGGGGACTGACACCAACAAGTGTACATGATCTTTTGATACATGACCGGCCAATATCTCAGCTTCGTTGTTTTTGGCCACGAGCCTTATAAGGTCCCTTACTCTTACCGCTATTTTCCCGCCCAACACCGGTTTCCGATATTTTGTTATCCACACCAAGTGTATCTTGATATCAAAGGTTACATGTGATGTCTTTCTGTAGTTCTGCATTTCATCACCTCTAGCTTAAGTATTCCTTTTGCTAGAAGCGATGATTCTACTACTGGGTTAACCTAAAGGCTTCGGCTGGAAGCCGAGGGATTTAACCCCATTATACAGACATTAAGTAAAATAGCACAAAGCAATACTTTGGGCTATTTTACTTTTCAATTAAATACTGGTTATCTTTATAATTGGACCAAGGATTTTAATATAGGTGCATAATGTCTACTTACTAGGACTTCGTCTTTTACTCCATTCAAAATTGCTAAATAAGACTTATCTCCCCAAGGCATTAATTTTTCAAGCTTGTTAATATTTATTATGTAACTTTTATGAACCCGTAAAAAACCAAAATCCGCTAATTTGCTTTCATAATAATTTAATGTTTTTCTTGTAACGTATTTATTTTTTATTGTATTAATGAATGTTTTTTGTACTCCTAAAGCTTTTTCTATATAAGTAATATTGCTAATATCGATGTGTGTTATTGTGCCCTTTGAATTTATAGCCAACTTTTTTACTGTGTTTAAACTTTTTTGTGGTAAATATTTTTTAATTCGCTCTAGGGTAAGGCCTAATCTTTCAGGACCAAAAGGCTTTAGCAAATAATCTACTGAACCGACTTCAAAAGCCTCAATAGCAAATTCATTATAGGCTGTCACAAAAACAATAATTGTGCTATCAACAATATTCTTAGCCAAGTTTATACCCGTAATATCTGGCATTGAGATATCAAGAAACACTACTTCAGGGTTGTGTTCTTTTATTAATTTATAAGCTTCTTTTCCATTACTTGCCTCACCTATAATATTGATATTCTTTTCATGGGTTAATAAATCTTTCAAGTAATTTAATTCGACAGGGTTATCTTCAGCTAGTACCACATTCATGAGAATCCTCCCTAATAAACTTCGACTATCTTTGTATATCTTCTTTATCCTTAGATTTTCACTTTGTGTTCGGACAGCCAAACGCTTGATATCTACATCAATGTGTAATTATGGATGGCGATGTGTAACTTTTACCAGGGCCGCGTGTATTTTGTATCTTATCCAGTGGGATTCCACATCGTCTCCTAGCAGCAAACCTCCCACATCCTCCTGGGCCTTAGCCCTAAATACCTTCGTCATGCCTATCCAAAATGGTCTTCGGATCCTTTCGGTCGTTCTTGGTGGGGCTGTTATCATCCAGTTCCTTGGTTCGTTTGACATGGAAAGAGTTGACTATTGCAAGTTTATGACCCTGGCATACAAGGTGGTCTCCCAATGCGAACCAGTAATGTTCAATG encodes:
- a CDS encoding IS110 family transposase, coding for MDAGHLQAARKAEVIAGFEHIEHYWFALGDHLVCQGHKLAIVNSFHVKRTKELDDNSPTKNDRKDPKTILDRHDEGI
- the tnpA gene encoding IS200/IS605 family transposase; this encodes MQNYRKTSHVTFDIKIHLVWITKYRKPVLGGKIAVRVRDLIRLVAKNNEAEILAGHVSKDHVHLLVSVPPHLSVSKLVQYIKGYSSRKLLMEYKELNKQFWGQHLWARGYFAASSGNVTDEIIMEYIKNQDIEENQKADNFTLEEF
- a CDS encoding LytR/AlgR family response regulator transcription factor: MNVVLAEDNPVELNYLKDLLTHEKNINIIGEASNGKEAYKLIKEHNPEVVFLDISMPDITGINLAKNIVDSTIIVFVTAYNEFAIEAFEVGSVDYLLKPFGPERLGLTLERIKKYLPQKSLNTVKKLAINSKGTITHIDISNITYIEKALGVQKTFINTIKNKYVTRKTLNYYESKLADFGFLRVHKSYIININKLEKLMPWGDKSYLAILNGVKDEVLVSRHYAPILKSLVQL